A section of the Streptomyces sp. SCL15-4 genome encodes:
- a CDS encoding SDR family NAD(P)-dependent oxidoreductase: MTKYAGRTAVVVGEATAIGLAVAKRLVEGGAQVVLTARTTEERDRLGGELGSAARVVAPSDVTACLGPGGVVDWLFADVVGTARPLLARLRDGGAVVLMTPAPSPAAVHALAGELVSRAIRVNAVAPGCIEAPGGNGVPLPPLGRLGAAEEVARAALFLATDATFTTGARLPVDGGLSRS; the protein is encoded by the coding sequence ATGACCAAGTACGCGGGCCGGACGGCCGTAGTCGTCGGAGAGGCCACCGCCATCGGGCTGGCCGTGGCCAAGCGTCTGGTGGAGGGCGGCGCCCAGGTCGTGCTGACCGCCCGCACCACGGAGGAGCGGGACCGCCTGGGCGGCGAACTGGGCTCCGCCGCCCGGGTGGTCGCGCCCTCCGACGTGACCGCCTGCCTGGGTCCCGGCGGTGTCGTCGACTGGCTGTTCGCGGATGTCGTGGGCACCGCGCGGCCGCTGCTGGCACGCCTCAGGGACGGTGGCGCGGTCGTCCTCATGACCCCGGCGCCCTCGCCCGCCGCCGTGCACGCGCTGGCCGGCGAACTGGTCTCCCGGGCCATCCGCGTCAACGCCGTGGCGCCGGGCTGTATCGAGGCGCCGGGCGGCAACGGCGTGCCGCTGCCGCCCCTGGGCCGCCTCGGCGCCGCCGAGGAGGTCGCCCGGGCCGCGCTGTTCCTGGCCACCGACGCCACGTTCACCACCGGGGCCCGCCTGCCGGTCGACGGCGGCCTGAGCCGGTCATGA